One Maribacter dokdonensis DSW-8 genomic region harbors:
- a CDS encoding SRPBCC family protein has protein sequence MRNNEPIIVTQLFNTSMEQVWEALTHVEYMRKWYFPGIPDFKPEVGFTTSFLITNEGRNFTHNWEVIAVTPPSKISYRWTFDEYPGESISTFELSKNEQGTFLTLTGEVIKDFPTDIPEFKKESGKAGWEYLIQESLVQFLKSHKF, from the coding sequence ATGAGAAACAATGAACCTATAATTGTCACTCAGCTTTTTAACACTTCAATGGAGCAGGTATGGGAAGCATTGACACATGTGGAATACATGCGAAAATGGTACTTTCCTGGTATTCCGGACTTTAAGCCAGAAGTTGGTTTCACCACCAGCTTTCTTATTACCAACGAAGGAAGAAATTTTACCCACAACTGGGAAGTAATAGCAGTAACACCGCCATCCAAAATAAGTTATCGTTGGACGTTTGATGAATACCCCGGAGAAAGTATCAGTACCTTTGAGTTATCCAAAAATGAACAAGGCACCTTTCTTACCCTTACCGGTGAAGTCATTAAAGATTTCCCAACCGATATTCCTGAATTTAAAAAAGAAAGTGGCAAAGCGGGTTGGGAATATTTGATTCAGGAAAGTCTTGTCCAATTTTTAAAATCTCATAAATTTTAA
- a CDS encoding sugar phosphate isomerase/epimerase family protein, which produces MELAIHNWMRAETLEHTLNRINKLDYTHIEIQGTPENYDIKKAQLLLDLYGIKCWGSVTLMLEQRNLLAKDPAQRKLSIQYVKDVAKMVYELGGKVISLVPATVGKIVPDARPEEEWEWAVEGIKEIYKYTEDHGLQIGIEPINRFETYFINRGEQALALAEAVGPNCGVCLDTFHMNLEEVNMFDTIKKVGKRLVNFHVADNNRMAPGMGHLNWTKIINTLKEIEYDKVLSVEFCSPLDRTPANPYPNSIETNPEGLTAEQKKFLEDHGSSAVTDEFYTMLTKKSIDTLKELIK; this is translated from the coding sequence ATGGAATTAGCCATACATAATTGGATGCGTGCCGAGACTTTAGAACACACACTCAATAGGATCAACAAATTAGATTATACGCATATAGAAATACAAGGAACCCCAGAGAATTACGATATAAAAAAAGCTCAGTTACTTTTAGACCTCTACGGAATTAAATGTTGGGGATCTGTAACACTTATGTTAGAGCAACGTAATTTACTTGCTAAAGATCCCGCGCAACGGAAACTGTCTATTCAATACGTAAAAGATGTTGCCAAAATGGTATATGAATTGGGCGGTAAAGTCATTTCTTTAGTGCCGGCAACCGTAGGCAAAATTGTCCCCGATGCCAGACCTGAAGAAGAATGGGAATGGGCGGTAGAAGGCATTAAAGAAATTTATAAATATACCGAAGACCACGGTTTACAAATAGGCATTGAGCCCATTAACCGTTTTGAGACCTATTTTATCAACAGGGGCGAACAGGCATTGGCACTTGCAGAAGCTGTTGGTCCTAATTGTGGAGTTTGCCTAGATACATTTCATATGAATTTAGAGGAGGTCAATATGTTTGACACCATTAAAAAAGTAGGCAAGCGTTTGGTAAATTTTCATGTTGCCGATAATAATAGAATGGCACCGGGGATGGGGCACCTCAACTGGACTAAAATCATAAATACATTAAAAGAGATTGAATATGACAAGGTGCTATCAGTAGAATTTTGTTCCCCGTTAGATAGAACACCTGCCAATCCGTATCCGAATTCCATAGAAACAAATCCTGAGGGACTCACTGCAGAACAAAAGAAATTCTTGGAAGATCACGGTAGTTCAGCCGTTACCGATGAGTTTTACACCATGCTGACCAAAAAATCCATAGACACCCTAAAAGAGCTTATTAAATGA
- a CDS encoding VOC family protein, with amino-acid sequence MAKAVHINHVALVVSNLEEACKFYEEELGLEAIPAFLFDYPTAFFKFNEEQQLHLTEWEDAYSFRGHICVQVDDINTLFFRMKELGVIDIKPWGNVRQLPDGAIQMFVRDPSGNLVELSSVPGDYIDPKIFEDELFKEGIYVSGRNDFRGYKSKDATLYHKSDE; translated from the coding sequence ATGGCAAAGGCAGTACATATTAATCACGTAGCACTAGTGGTAAGCAATTTAGAAGAAGCTTGTAAGTTTTACGAGGAAGAACTCGGTTTGGAAGCCATACCCGCATTCTTATTTGATTATCCCACGGCATTTTTTAAATTCAACGAGGAGCAACAATTACATTTAACCGAGTGGGAAGATGCCTATTCGTTTAGAGGTCACATCTGTGTTCAGGTAGATGACATCAATACCTTATTCTTTAGAATGAAAGAGCTTGGTGTCATTGATATAAAACCGTGGGGCAATGTACGTCAACTACCGGATGGCGCCATACAAATGTTTGTTCGTGACCCATCGGGGAATTTGGTAGAGCTCTCCTCCGTTCCCGGTGATTATATAGACCCAAAGATTTTTGAAGACGAGTTGTTCAAAGAAGGAATTTATGTCTCGGGCAGAAATGATTTCCGTGGATACAAATCCAAAGACGCCACGCTTTACCATAAATCAGATGAATAG
- a CDS encoding IS1595 family transposase, with translation MINQDFNSIIDLIKAFPTQQSCIDHLEQLRWNGNVVSPFDSESKVYNCKGNKYKCKNTGKYFNVKTNTIFDNTKIELQKWFLGIWLVTLHKKGISSLQLGRDLNITQKSAWFMLSRIRQCFGIDNDSQLDNEVEADETFVGGKNKNRHANKKIKGSSDDKAPVLGMVERNGKVIAKQIPNTTYETLSIEILKSVKETAKLYTDEYTSYKRLKRVYDHQVVKHSQYQYVQGRVHTNTIEAFWSLLKRGIVGIYHFTSKKHLQLYVDEFVFRYNSRTSSEAMRFNLFLQNIENRITYKELINA, from the coding sequence ATGATCAACCAAGATTTTAATTCGATAATAGACTTAATCAAAGCCTTTCCAACTCAACAATCTTGTATTGACCATTTAGAGCAATTAAGATGGAACGGAAACGTTGTAAGTCCTTTCGATTCAGAATCTAAGGTTTATAATTGTAAGGGGAACAAATACAAATGTAAGAATACAGGTAAATATTTTAACGTAAAGACCAACACTATTTTTGACAACACGAAAATTGAACTTCAAAAGTGGTTTTTAGGTATATGGTTAGTTACTTTACATAAGAAAGGTATTTCCTCTTTACAGTTAGGTAGAGATTTAAATATTACTCAAAAATCTGCTTGGTTCATGTTGTCTAGAATACGTCAATGCTTCGGTATTGATAACGATTCTCAATTAGATAATGAAGTTGAAGCGGATGAAACTTTTGTAGGTGGTAAGAATAAAAACAGACACGCTAATAAAAAGATTAAAGGTTCTTCTGATGATAAAGCGCCAGTTTTGGGAATGGTAGAAAGAAATGGTAAAGTAATAGCTAAGCAGATACCTAATACAACTTATGAAACATTATCAATCGAGATACTTAAAAGTGTAAAGGAAACAGCAAAACTTTACACTGATGAATATACATCTTATAAGCGCTTAAAAAGAGTTTACGACCACCAAGTTGTGAAGCATAGCCAATACCAATATGTACAAGGTAGAGTACATACAAATACAATAGAGGCATTTTGGTCTTTGTTAAAAAGAGGTATTGTGGGTATTTATCATTTTACTTCTAAAAAGCATTTACAATTATACGTTGATGAATTCGTATTTCGCTACAATTCAAGAACGTCTAGTGAAGCAATGAGATTTAATTTATTTTTACAAAACATAGAAAATAGAATAACCTATAAAGAATTAATAAATGCATAG
- a CDS encoding M20/M25/M40 family metallo-hydrolase yields the protein MKKVLLIGAYFLCSTFAISQTVEDMVNAIEKEGIENSQLEQLAYELMDLNGPRLVGTPEMKSAHDWAVNTYKKWGISAENQQWGTWKGWQRGITHVDMVSPRVASLHATQLAWNPGTSSKGVTASLITLPSFTDSLSFVKWLPNVKGKIVMVSMLQPTGRPDENWEEYATKVSFEKMKSERDSLEKIWRQNINNTGYTSRNINAAFEKAGAVGIAQSRWSEGFGANKIFSASTEKIPAVDISLEDYGMLYRMVEHGADTKIKIVAESKDLGVVPTFNTIATIPGTEFPDEYVILSAHFDSWDGGTGATDNGTGTITMLEAARILKKVYPNPKRTILVGHWGSEEQGLNGSSSFVEDHPEIVAGVQALFNQDNGTGRVVRLSGQGFLHAYDYLGRWLEAVPETYKNEIETTFPGSPGRGGSDYASFVAAGAPAFSLSSLSWDYWNYTWHTNLDTYDKIVFDDVRNNAILTAILTYMACEDPEKTSREKAVLGINPRSGKKGEWPTPRTPQRKGGQD from the coding sequence ATGAAAAAAGTACTACTCATTGGGGCATATTTCCTATGCTCCACATTTGCAATTTCACAAACTGTAGAGGACATGGTCAATGCCATAGAGAAAGAAGGCATTGAAAACTCCCAACTAGAACAATTGGCTTATGAATTAATGGACCTCAACGGTCCAAGATTAGTGGGTACGCCAGAAATGAAAAGTGCTCATGATTGGGCGGTAAACACCTACAAGAAATGGGGAATTTCTGCAGAAAACCAGCAATGGGGAACCTGGAAAGGATGGCAAAGAGGTATTACCCATGTAGATATGGTGTCACCTAGAGTAGCCTCATTACATGCAACACAATTGGCATGGAACCCAGGCACTAGCTCTAAAGGTGTTACGGCTTCATTAATTACACTGCCAAGTTTTACAGATTCATTGTCCTTTGTAAAATGGCTACCTAACGTAAAAGGGAAAATAGTAATGGTGAGCATGTTGCAACCTACGGGCAGACCAGATGAAAACTGGGAAGAATACGCGACCAAAGTATCTTTTGAAAAAATGAAAAGCGAACGCGATTCATTGGAGAAAATCTGGAGACAGAATATTAATAATACGGGATATACCAGTAGAAACATCAATGCAGCATTTGAAAAAGCCGGTGCTGTAGGTATTGCACAATCAAGATGGTCCGAGGGTTTTGGTGCCAATAAGATTTTTAGTGCAAGTACTGAAAAAATTCCTGCTGTTGATATTTCATTAGAAGATTACGGAATGCTATACAGGATGGTAGAGCATGGTGCGGATACCAAAATTAAAATAGTGGCAGAGTCCAAAGACTTAGGCGTTGTACCAACATTTAATACCATAGCCACCATACCCGGCACCGAGTTCCCTGATGAATATGTGATTCTTTCCGCTCATTTTGATTCATGGGACGGCGGTACAGGTGCAACCGATAATGGTACAGGTACCATTACCATGTTAGAAGCAGCACGTATTCTGAAAAAAGTATATCCAAACCCAAAAAGGACTATTCTTGTAGGGCATTGGGGAAGTGAAGAACAAGGTTTAAATGGTTCTAGCTCATTTGTTGAGGATCACCCAGAAATTGTTGCCGGTGTACAAGCATTATTCAACCAAGACAATGGTACGGGCCGTGTGGTTCGTTTATCCGGGCAAGGATTTCTTCATGCATATGATTATTTGGGGCGATGGTTAGAAGCCGTACCGGAAACCTACAAAAACGAAATTGAAACTACATTCCCCGGTTCGCCCGGTCGTGGTGGATCAGATTATGCATCTTTCGTAGCGGCAGGTGCCCCTGCGTTTTCGCTAAGCTCGTTGAGTTGGGATTATTGGAACTATACTTGGCACACCAATTTGGACACCTACGATAAAATTGTTTTTGACGATGTACGCAACAACGCCATATTAACTGCCATTCTAACCTATATGGCATGCGAAGACCCAGAAAAAACATCTCGTGAAAAAGCTGTTTTGGGCATTAACCCAAGATCAGGCAAAAAAGGAGAATGGCCAACACCAAGAACGCCACAACGTAAAGGCGGACAAGATTAA
- a CDS encoding GNAT family N-acetyltransferase, whose protein sequence is MTALEQQLKNPVWYSLNETHKKFAVKYKEVLFYDQEVCTFGAFFDEDRTTAASNQYLKTTDSFFFVSENKTPKVDSAHIFLEKKIDGCQMVLNELSDVSITEKIVLLGDEHINEIYDLVWLVMPGYYRRRTFEMGNYYGIFKEGKLVSITGQRMQTDLFIEVSAVVTHPDFTRRGLAKQLIAHTTKEILKENKKPILHTNKGNSAIPLYEKLGYTLTRDMNWWLYRRK, encoded by the coding sequence ATGACAGCGTTAGAACAGCAACTTAAAAATCCGGTGTGGTATTCCTTAAATGAAACTCACAAAAAATTTGCGGTTAAGTATAAGGAAGTATTATTTTATGATCAAGAAGTGTGCACTTTTGGTGCATTTTTTGATGAAGATAGAACCACTGCCGCTTCAAACCAATACCTTAAAACTACCGATAGTTTTTTCTTTGTATCAGAAAATAAAACTCCAAAAGTTGATAGTGCCCATATTTTTTTGGAAAAGAAAATAGATGGTTGTCAAATGGTTCTGAATGAGTTATCAGATGTTTCTATCACTGAGAAAATTGTTTTATTGGGAGATGAACATATCAATGAAATATATGATTTGGTTTGGTTGGTAATGCCCGGATATTACAGAAGAAGAACTTTTGAAATGGGTAATTACTACGGTATTTTTAAGGAAGGTAAATTGGTTTCAATAACAGGTCAACGAATGCAAACAGATCTTTTTATTGAGGTTAGTGCCGTTGTCACCCATCCGGATTTTACGAGACGAGGACTTGCAAAACAATTAATTGCACATACAACAAAAGAGATTCTAAAAGAGAATAAGAAGCCCATTCTTCACACCAATAAGGGTAACTCTGCAATACCTCTGTATGAAAAATTAGGATATACTTTAACTAGAGATATGAATTGGTGGTTATATCGTAGAAAATAA
- a CDS encoding CDGSH iron-sulfur domain-containing protein, with protein sequence MEENKSNDQCVTTIIVANNGPLKVKGNLEIQLASGEIVTKEGTTGFCRCGASENKPFCDGAHRKIEFIG encoded by the coding sequence ATGGAAGAAAACAAATCAAATGACCAATGCGTCACCACTATTATTGTAGCCAACAACGGTCCTTTAAAAGTTAAAGGAAACCTAGAAATACAATTGGCCTCAGGTGAAATTGTAACTAAAGAAGGTACCACAGGTTTTTGTCGTTGTGGCGCATCTGAAAACAAACCGTTTTGCGATGGTGCCCATAGAAAAATAGAATTTATAGGATAA
- a CDS encoding 2-hydroxyacid dehydrogenase produces MNRKNILLLETVAENAMSMLENASDINILTGFDEASLKHQIENNVIDAIITRGKGQVRDSFMEQLPNLKVISRCGVGLDNIDVSSATKRGIKVVNAPNSNADTIAEHTIALLLMLQRNLYNAVTMVKENRWGDRGTYVGDETHGKTLGIIGMGNIGKKVAHIAKALGMNVIYWSSKKEDVPFSFVEFEHLLTTSDAISLHLPLTSKTEKLIDSAAFSLMKTNALLINTARGGIIDQKELFTALQSNSIAGFAADVLAEEPPVENDPLLQLKNVLITAHLGSLSKTTYTKMCTMTVKNTLAILRNEAPMQNCVFNKKELENN; encoded by the coding sequence ATGAATAGAAAAAATATTCTTTTACTAGAAACGGTTGCCGAAAATGCTATGAGTATGTTGGAAAATGCTTCGGACATCAATATTTTGACAGGGTTTGATGAGGCATCACTGAAGCATCAGATAGAAAACAACGTGATTGATGCCATCATTACACGAGGGAAGGGTCAGGTACGTGATTCGTTCATGGAACAGTTGCCCAATTTAAAAGTAATATCCCGTTGTGGTGTTGGTTTGGACAATATTGATGTATCAAGTGCCACCAAACGAGGAATCAAAGTAGTGAACGCCCCAAATTCCAATGCCGACACCATTGCAGAACACACTATTGCCCTGTTATTAATGCTTCAGCGGAATTTGTACAATGCCGTAACCATGGTCAAAGAAAATAGATGGGGAGACCGGGGAACGTATGTTGGCGATGAAACCCATGGCAAAACTTTGGGGATTATCGGTATGGGAAATATTGGAAAAAAAGTAGCGCATATCGCCAAGGCCTTAGGCATGAATGTCATTTATTGGAGCTCAAAAAAAGAAGATGTACCCTTCTCATTTGTAGAATTTGAACACCTTTTAACCACTTCAGACGCAATTAGCTTACACCTGCCTTTGACCTCTAAAACAGAAAAACTAATTGATTCCGCTGCCTTTTCATTAATGAAAACCAATGCGTTGTTGATCAATACCGCCAGAGGAGGAATCATAGATCAAAAGGAGTTGTTCACTGCCCTGCAAAGCAATAGCATAGCAGGTTTCGCTGCCGATGTTCTGGCAGAAGAACCACCAGTGGAAAATGATCCATTACTTCAATTAAAAAATGTATTGATTACGGCACATTTAGGCAGCCTATCCAAAACAACGTATACTAAAATGTGTACCATGACGGTTAAAAATACCTTGGCAATTTTACGTAATGAAGCTCCTATGCAAAATTGTGTTTTCAATAAAAAAGAACTGGAGAACAACTAA
- a CDS encoding sensor histidine kinase, giving the protein MNVIDYQYFETFIFTAIFGVFAIYHILLYIILRYKALLYYCVILIGLTAHFTLYLLLFDADKSFSLLVQNTSLITAMVTTFGFLIFTRNYLAINQYKTPRLNKTYKFLIVATIALTIIHILNIIIAGYNTFSKLLELLAAFTALATMILNIISGVKLFHAEKFNKYYLYSYTPYLLASILYVITWLLSYFFNIKTDYILLITSILITLQIILFSILMGFKFKSIQDENKRIQVEANNRLEYEVDVQTKQLQLAKKELEIQNKELETVNKLKNKLFSLLTHDVRGPLNNVSTLIELIENKLSDSPLKEITSKLKSDVNDRVSMINTLLDWSYKQLEGVKVHKEQCDLNAIFITIIKEFERAALDKNITIEQEVLCPVIYIDQNMLKVMLRNLLSNAIKFSEYGQKIMFSSKCNSDTIDIIVEDFGTGMQVDWFNSKNEHCPQTKKGTKGEVGTGFGLLITKDFAEMNGGKIICESEINKGTKFTLSFENILPD; this is encoded by the coding sequence ATGAACGTTATTGATTATCAATATTTTGAAACTTTTATTTTTACGGCAATATTTGGTGTTTTTGCTATCTATCACATATTACTTTACATAATTCTAAGGTATAAGGCATTACTTTACTACTGTGTTATATTGATAGGCTTAACCGCTCATTTTACGCTCTATTTATTGCTATTCGATGCAGATAAGAGCTTTTCTCTACTAGTTCAAAATACATCGTTGATCACGGCTATGGTTACCACCTTTGGGTTTTTAATCTTTACAAGGAATTATCTTGCCATAAACCAGTATAAGACACCAAGGTTAAACAAAACCTATAAATTTCTAATTGTAGCAACAATTGCCTTAACCATTATTCATATTCTTAACATCATTATCGCTGGCTACAATACCTTTAGCAAACTTCTAGAATTATTAGCCGCTTTTACCGCATTGGCAACCATGATATTAAATATCATTTCAGGAGTTAAATTATTTCATGCAGAAAAATTCAATAAATACTACCTCTATTCCTATACACCTTACCTTTTAGCCTCGATCTTATACGTAATTACCTGGTTGTTAAGTTATTTTTTTAATATCAAAACTGACTATATATTATTAATCACCTCAATTTTAATAACCTTACAGATCATACTTTTCTCCATATTAATGGGTTTCAAATTCAAATCTATTCAAGATGAAAATAAGAGAATACAGGTAGAGGCCAATAATAGATTAGAATATGAAGTTGATGTGCAAACCAAACAATTACAATTAGCCAAAAAGGAACTTGAAATTCAAAATAAAGAACTTGAAACGGTAAATAAATTAAAAAACAAACTATTCTCCTTGCTTACGCATGATGTAAGAGGTCCACTCAACAATGTTAGTACCTTAATTGAATTGATAGAAAATAAATTATCAGATAGTCCATTAAAGGAAATTACATCCAAATTAAAAAGTGATGTCAATGACAGGGTATCAATGATCAACACTTTGTTAGACTGGTCTTATAAACAACTAGAAGGCGTTAAGGTCCATAAAGAACAATGTGATTTAAATGCAATTTTCATTACTATCATAAAGGAATTTGAACGGGCTGCACTTGATAAAAATATAACTATAGAACAAGAGGTTTTATGTCCCGTTATTTACATAGACCAGAATATGTTAAAGGTTATGCTACGTAACCTTTTATCAAATGCTATAAAGTTCAGTGAATACGGTCAAAAAATTATGTTCTCTTCAAAATGTAACTCCGATACAATTGACATCATCGTTGAAGATTTTGGAACAGGTATGCAAGTAGATTGGTTCAATTCAAAAAACGAACATTGTCCCCAAACCAAAAAAGGCACCAAAGGTGAAGTCGGTACCGGTTTTGGGCTTTTGATTACAAAAGATTTTGCAGAAATGAATGGTGGAAAAATAATATGCGAAAGCGAAATCAACAAAGGCACTAAGTTCACCCTAAGTTTTGAGAATATTTTACCAGATTAA
- a CDS encoding virulence RhuM family protein, producing the protein MHSLENTEFMFYTSDNGTTNIQVILDDKNETVWVSQNSMADIFGTSKQIISYHLGNIYKEGELNKYSTVKEILTVQKEGNRDVQRNIDFYNLDAIISVGYRVSSQKATMFRIWANSVLKNYLVKGFAIDDDRLKQGKNLFDKDYFDELIEIVREIRASERRFYQKITDLYATAIDYNPKAEITRLFFATVQNKLEYAITHHTAPEIIKLRADSKKPNMGLTSWKNEKKGGKIIKTDVSVAKNYLKKEEIGELNTLVNMYLDFAELQAKRGKTMTMAEWANKLDSFLQFNDYNLLDDAGRIRKDVAKKFAESEYQKFRIKQDKEFVSDFDRVVSKINKGEKLPPPPPLPPAPPPLSDFNKKLKQGLNWNPHENK; encoded by the coding sequence ATGCATAGTTTAGAGAACACAGAATTCATGTTCTATACTTCGGATAACGGTACTACGAACATCCAAGTAATACTTGATGATAAAAACGAAACTGTTTGGGTATCTCAAAACAGCATGGCTGATATTTTTGGCACCTCTAAGCAAATTATTAGTTATCATTTAGGTAATATTTACAAGGAGGGTGAACTAAATAAATATTCAACTGTCAAAGAAATTTTGACAGTTCAAAAGGAAGGTAATCGAGATGTACAGAGAAACATCGATTTCTATAATTTAGATGCCATAATATCAGTAGGCTACAGAGTTAGTTCACAAAAAGCAACCATGTTTAGAATATGGGCAAATAGTGTACTCAAGAACTATTTAGTTAAAGGTTTTGCTATTGATGATGATAGATTGAAACAAGGAAAAAATCTTTTTGATAAAGATTATTTTGATGAATTAATTGAGATTGTAAGAGAGATACGAGCTTCTGAAAGAAGGTTTTATCAAAAAATCACAGATTTATATGCAACAGCAATTGATTATAATCCTAAAGCAGAGATTACAAGGTTGTTTTTTGCAACCGTACAAAATAAATTAGAGTATGCAATAACACATCACACAGCACCAGAAATAATAAAATTAAGAGCTGATTCTAAAAAGCCCAATATGGGTTTGACAAGTTGGAAAAATGAAAAAAAAGGTGGAAAAATTATTAAGACCGATGTGTCTGTAGCTAAGAATTATCTTAAAAAAGAAGAAATAGGAGAGCTTAACACTTTAGTTAATATGTACTTAGATTTTGCAGAATTACAAGCAAAAAGAGGTAAAACTATGACTATGGCTGAATGGGCTAATAAGTTAGATTCCTTTTTGCAATTCAATGATTATAATTTATTAGATGATGCTGGTAGAATAAGAAAAGACGTAGCTAAAAAGTTTGCAGAAAGTGAGTATCAAAAATTTAGAATAAAACAAGATAAAGAATTTGTGTCTGATTTTGACAGGGTGGTTTCTAAGATAAATAAGGGGGAGAAATTACCTCCACCACCACCATTACCCCCAGCGCCACCTCCTTTATCAGATTTTAACAAAAAACTAAAACAAGGGTTAAATTGGAATCCTCACGAAAATAAATAG
- a CDS encoding mandelate racemase/muconate lactonizing enzyme family protein produces MKITNIEAFWLRCPIPKEKQHFSDYGLLTNFDMTLVVVTTDTGLQGFGEAKAAVGSSGSCASIVSCIENELKLQLIGKDARNISRIWEHVYNGTRDHYSLSRGRKFPILGRRGLTISAMSGIDTALWDIKGKALKAPVVELLGGSCRDKMPAYASGGWAKADAIGEQLLGYTQKGFSGVKMRVGIMDQTVAESVKRVQAAREALPDHIKLMTDAHGTFSVPEAKQFTKGVEDCNLYWFEEPISPDNKIGTAEVRANTFIPIAAGESEYTAFDVRDLIAERALDVLQPDCAIIGGITEAMRVSQLAHTYQLELAPHCWGSAFSFMAGLSVAFASPSANVIEFSLGGNPMMYDLVQEQITVNNEGMLNAPTKPGLGLTPNWDFVKDFKQ; encoded by the coding sequence ATGAAAATCACCAATATAGAAGCGTTTTGGTTACGCTGTCCAATACCAAAAGAAAAGCAACATTTTTCAGATTATGGTCTATTGACAAATTTTGATATGACCTTGGTAGTGGTAACGACCGATACTGGATTACAAGGTTTTGGCGAAGCAAAGGCAGCTGTAGGTTCTTCCGGGTCTTGTGCCTCTATAGTCAGCTGCATAGAAAACGAACTAAAACTACAATTAATAGGTAAGGATGCCCGAAATATCTCCCGTATTTGGGAACACGTATACAACGGCACACGAGATCATTATTCCCTATCAAGAGGTCGTAAATTTCCCATTTTAGGAAGAAGGGGATTGACCATTTCTGCCATGAGTGGAATAGATACTGCGCTGTGGGATATTAAAGGAAAGGCTTTAAAAGCTCCTGTGGTAGAATTGTTGGGTGGTAGCTGTCGCGATAAAATGCCAGCATACGCCAGTGGTGGTTGGGCAAAAGCCGATGCTATTGGCGAACAACTGTTGGGGTATACCCAAAAAGGGTTTAGCGGTGTAAAAATGCGTGTTGGTATAATGGATCAAACCGTTGCCGAAAGTGTAAAAAGAGTTCAAGCAGCACGTGAAGCCTTGCCCGATCACATAAAGTTAATGACCGATGCCCATGGTACTTTTAGCGTACCCGAAGCCAAGCAGTTTACAAAGGGTGTAGAAGACTGCAACTTATATTGGTTTGAAGAACCTATTAGTCCAGATAATAAAATAGGTACCGCGGAAGTTCGTGCCAATACCTTTATACCCATTGCCGCTGGTGAAAGTGAGTACACCGCTTTTGATGTTCGCGATTTAATAGCCGAACGTGCGTTAGATGTGTTACAACCAGATTGCGCCATAATTGGCGGTATTACAGAAGCCATGCGGGTTTCACAATTGGCACATACCTATCAACTGGAATTGGCACCGCATTGTTGGGGATCAGCATTTTCATTTATGGCGGGACTTTCGGTGGCATTCGCTTCCCCTTCTGCCAATGTAATAGAGTTTTCGTTGGGCGGCAACCCTATGATGTATGATTTGGTACAGGAACAAATTACGGTGAATAATGAAGGTATGCTCAATGCACCCACCAAACCCGGACTCGGTTTAACCCCTAATTGGGATTTTGTAAAAGACTTTAAACAATAA